A window from Prochlorococcus marinus CUG1435 encodes these proteins:
- the murA gene encoding UDP-N-acetylglucosamine 1-carboxyvinyltransferase: MIWGSENKSYLKSQNLKIFGQAKLNGTVEIGGAKNSALVLLAASLLTNEIIILENVPHLTDIEKMREILKSLGVNLVDKNNKLEIDSKNISNQQLPYELVNRLRASFFCIGALLSKFGEAKVPMPGGCNIGLRPIDEHINGLKALGAEILIEEGIVKAKIKGNKNRLCGTHIILKCPSVGATETLIMAASLAKGRTTIENAAREPEIQDLCQMLNKMGAKIYDSGKEKIIIDGVNKLDGCTHKVIPDRIEAGTFLIAAAATSSSITISPVIPTHLEAVTNKLQESGSKITIKGNSITIKGKEIKAVDIDTAPFPGFPTDLQAPFTALMTIADGESKITETIFENRMNHIHLLNKMGASIKLNKNVAHIKGVKTIKGMNLVGSDLRSSAALIIAGIVAKGNSRIYGLDHLDRGYEHFESKLKMLGVKINREFNRRTSSDKEFEINSEPEDIPKYKAA, translated from the coding sequence ATGATTTGGGGAAGCGAAAATAAGTCATATCTTAAATCTCAAAATTTAAAGATTTTTGGCCAAGCTAAATTAAATGGAACAGTTGAAATAGGTGGTGCGAAAAATTCAGCCTTGGTTTTATTAGCGGCATCATTATTGACTAACGAAATAATAATTCTTGAGAATGTTCCACATCTCACTGATATAGAAAAGATGAGGGAAATACTTAAGAGTTTAGGAGTTAACTTAGTGGATAAAAATAATAAATTAGAAATAGATTCAAAAAACATTTCCAATCAACAACTTCCATATGAACTTGTTAATCGACTAAGAGCTAGTTTTTTTTGTATTGGTGCACTATTAAGTAAATTTGGAGAGGCTAAAGTACCCATGCCTGGAGGTTGCAATATTGGTTTAAGGCCTATAGATGAACATATTAATGGACTTAAAGCCTTAGGAGCAGAAATTCTTATTGAAGAAGGAATTGTGAAAGCCAAAATAAAGGGAAATAAGAATAGACTTTGTGGTACTCATATCATATTGAAATGTCCAAGCGTAGGAGCAACTGAAACTTTAATAATGGCTGCATCTTTAGCAAAGGGAAGAACTACTATTGAGAATGCTGCTAGGGAACCTGAAATACAAGATTTATGTCAAATGCTCAATAAAATGGGAGCAAAAATTTACGACTCTGGTAAAGAAAAAATAATTATTGATGGTGTGAATAAACTTGATGGTTGTACTCACAAAGTAATCCCAGACAGAATAGAAGCAGGCACTTTTCTAATAGCTGCTGCTGCAACTTCCTCTTCCATAACAATTTCTCCAGTTATTCCTACTCATCTTGAAGCCGTTACTAATAAGCTTCAAGAGAGCGGTAGTAAAATAACGATTAAAGGTAATTCAATTACAATTAAAGGTAAAGAAATAAAAGCGGTAGATATTGATACAGCCCCTTTCCCAGGATTTCCTACTGATTTACAGGCACCATTTACAGCCTTGATGACTATAGCTGATGGTGAATCAAAGATAACTGAAACAATTTTTGAAAACAGAATGAATCATATTCATTTGCTAAATAAAATGGGTGCCAGTATTAAATTAAATAAAAATGTAGCTCATATCAAGGGAGTTAAAACAATTAAAGGAATGAATCTAGTTGGCTCAGACTTAAGGTCATCAGCTGCATTAATAATAGCTGGCATAGTAGCTAAAGGTAATAGTAGAATCTATGGTTTAGACCATTTGGATAGAGGTTATGAGCATTTTGAATCAAAACTCAAAATGCTAGGTGTAAAAATAAACAGAGAATTTAACCGAAGAACTAGCTCTGATAAGGAATTTGAAATTAATTCCGAACCTGAAGATATTCCTAAATATAAGGCAGCTTAA